A genomic segment from Nicotiana sylvestris chromosome 1, ASM39365v2, whole genome shotgun sequence encodes:
- the LOC104210117 gene encoding uncharacterized protein gives MTYILVAVDYVFKWIEAISLPNNEVKSVTTFLKKNIFTGFGTLRAILSDGGSHFCNKAFAGMLEKYGVKHKVATPYHPQSSGQVEVSNREIKNILAKTVNANRIVELEHKAMWALKKLNLDWAEAANLRLTQLNEMEEFRFHAYESATMYKKRIKFVYERKIVKQEFKSGDLVLLFKSRLKLFLGKLKSK, from the exons ATGACATATATCCTGGTGGCAGTAGATTATGTCTTCAAATGGATCGAGGCAATTTCCTTGCCTAACAATGAGGTAAAGAGTGTAACCACTTtcttgaagaaaaacatatttACGGGGTTTGGAACCCTAAGAGCAATCCTAAGTGATGGTggttctcacttttgcaacaaagcttTTGCCGGGATGCTCGAGAAATATGGAGTTAAGCATAAGGTGGCCACCCCTTACCATCCTCAGTCGAGCGGTCAAGTAGAAGTTTCCAATAGGGAGATCAAGAACATCTTAGCAAAAACTGTTAATGCAAACAGGATCG TGGAGCTTGAACATAAAGCTATGTGGGCATTAAAAAAGTTGAATCTTGACTGGGCTGAAGCTGCCAATCTAAGGTTGACACAACTCAACGAGATGGAAGAGTTCCGATTTCATGCGTATGAGAGTGCAACCATGTACAAGAAAAGAATAAAGTTTGTTTATGAGAGGAAGATTGTGAAGCAAGAATTTAAATCTGGTGACTTAGTCTTGCTCTTCAAATCAAGACTAAAACTTTTTCTAGGCAAGCTCAAATCCAAATAG